The Aureispira anguillae genome contains a region encoding:
- a CDS encoding ligand-binding sensor domain-containing protein, whose protein sequence is MKCIFWIAIIFLSTSCKSKNRKINVAKPEHLTENNVPQIGQYITEIFEDSKGNIWFGTLEKGVAKYDGLTLSYFTQNDGLPSNTISSIVEDKKGTLWFGTHAGLSKYDGKSFINFTEKDGLCHLRISNLLLDSNDNFWIGTWGGVCQYDGTKFTNFLIPYAPVDTYLNEDTKDWVTEIMEDSKGNIWLGRDGYGASKYDGQKFVHFTKADGLYSNNVQEIQEDKNGNIWFGTRVAEKDHPDENKRFGKGGITRCNEKGCTHFPEIEGLNNSDTYAIYKDNSGNLWISTLNNGMYRYDGKAFKNYPIPIPIMSIMEDKNGKLWFGGAGGLYAIDTKGTIANITVKGPWK, encoded by the coding sequence ATGAAATGTATTTTTTGGATAGCAATCATCTTTCTGTCAACCTCCTGTAAATCAAAAAACAGAAAAATTAATGTCGCTAAACCTGAGCATCTAACAGAAAATAATGTTCCACAAATTGGACAATACATCACTGAAATATTTGAAGATTCTAAAGGGAATATTTGGTTTGGGACATTAGAAAAAGGCGTTGCCAAATACGATGGGCTTACTCTCTCCTATTTTACCCAAAACGATGGCTTACCCAGTAATACAATTTCAAGTATTGTAGAAGATAAAAAGGGTACCCTATGGTTTGGAACACATGCAGGGCTATCCAAATATGATGGTAAGTCATTCATCAATTTTACTGAAAAAGACGGTCTCTGTCACCTTAGAATAAGTAATTTACTTCTGGATAGCAACGATAATTTTTGGATCGGCACATGGGGTGGCGTTTGCCAATATGATGGAACTAAATTTACCAACTTTTTAATTCCCTATGCGCCTGTAGATACTTACCTCAATGAAGATACTAAAGATTGGGTAACTGAAATTATGGAGGACTCAAAAGGAAATATCTGGTTGGGTAGGGATGGTTATGGAGCTAGTAAATACGATGGTCAAAAATTTGTTCATTTCACAAAAGCAGATGGGCTTTACTCTAATAATGTGCAAGAAATTCAAGAAGATAAAAATGGAAATATTTGGTTTGGAACGAGGGTAGCAGAAAAAGATCATCCCGATGAAAACAAACGATTTGGTAAGGGAGGAATAACTAGATGCAATGAAAAAGGTTGTACGCATTTCCCTGAAATAGAAGGGCTAAACAACAGTGACACCTATGCAATTTATAAAGATAATTCTGGCAATCTATGGATTAGCACCTTGAACAACGGTATGTATAGATATGATGGTAAAGCATTTAAAAATTATCCTATCCCCATCCCCATCATGAGCATAATGGAAGATAAAAATGGAAAGTTATGGTTCGGAGGTGCTGGTGGTTTATACGCTATCGATACAAAAGGAACGATTGCGAATATTACCGTTAAAGGTCCTTGGAAATAA
- a CDS encoding DUF6920 family protein — MKIGITIFISVHAIIHLFGFFKAFGIAEFKAISNPISKTFGLIWLLAFVLFIATIMLLLYAFDYWWATAIIALIVSQFLIFNNWSDAKFGTIANIIILLAAIIAYSTIQFTNKVQEEREQIHENAKHIPQKIVTEASILNLPKTVQKWLINSGVIGKQTIFNVHLVQELQLKMKEDQKEWNTATADQYFTIQPPAFNWKINMQMNPFINIIGRDKFENGNGEMSIKMFSLIPIANASNDQKVNEASLQRYLAEIIWFPTAALSPYITWEPIDSQSAKATMSFQGTEGSGIFHFDNNGEFVQFTAMRFKEVGDKAPTLWTVSSTKIEARNGIKIPVECEAKWTLENQDWTWLKLKLTDIKYNLTEIPMPHKG, encoded by the coding sequence ATGAAAATAGGTATCACAATATTCATTTCCGTTCATGCAATAATTCATTTATTTGGCTTTTTCAAAGCATTTGGAATAGCCGAATTTAAAGCCATTTCCAATCCCATTTCAAAAACGTTTGGATTAATTTGGCTGCTAGCATTTGTGCTTTTCATTGCAACAATAATGCTACTACTTTATGCCTTTGATTACTGGTGGGCAACGGCAATTATTGCCCTGATTGTATCCCAATTTTTGATTTTCAACAATTGGTCTGATGCAAAATTTGGCACAATAGCCAATATAATCATTCTCTTAGCGGCAATAATCGCATATTCAACAATTCAATTTACCAATAAGGTACAGGAAGAAAGAGAGCAGATTCATGAAAATGCTAAACATATACCTCAAAAAATTGTCACAGAAGCGTCCATTTTAAATTTGCCCAAAACTGTCCAAAAATGGCTAATCAATAGTGGTGTAATCGGGAAACAAACCATCTTTAACGTTCATTTAGTTCAGGAGTTGCAACTCAAAATGAAGGAAGACCAAAAGGAGTGGAATACGGCAACAGCTGACCAATATTTCACCATACAGCCCCCTGCCTTTAATTGGAAGATCAATATGCAGATGAATCCCTTTATAAATATTATTGGGCGGGATAAGTTTGAAAATGGCAATGGCGAAATGTCTATCAAAATGTTTTCATTGATTCCAATTGCTAATGCCAGCAATGACCAGAAAGTAAATGAAGCCTCCTTACAACGATACTTAGCTGAAATTATCTGGTTCCCAACAGCTGCCTTAAGCCCTTACATAACCTGGGAGCCCATAGATAGCCAATCTGCCAAAGCAACCATGAGTTTTCAAGGAACAGAAGGATCTGGAATTTTTCATTTTGACAACAATGGTGAATTTGTCCAATTTACTGCTATGCGTTTTAAGGAAGTAGGTGATAAAGCACCAACCTTGTGGACGGTTAGTTCCACAAAAATTGAAGCACGCAATGGGATAAAAATACCTGTCGAATGCGAAGCAAAATGGACATTGGAAAACCAAGATTGGACTTGGTTAAAACTAAAACTAACCGATATTAAATACAATTTAACAGAAATACCCATGCCTCACAAGGGCTAA
- a CDS encoding bestrophin family protein, with product MYTKRNYSFWMTVRWSKWPFIIGFIYSGVIGAIAHYTNLDISLPWQPVSIIGIAVAFYLGFKNNSSYDRTWEARKIWGGIVNDSRSFGAGVMSFVNGNNKKSIQQELIHRHIAWLTALRYQLRLSKEWEHTNERIKGKYAPPIAETLFSKLEEELDEIIDSEELESYMGQSNIATQILVKQSLRLQELHDKGYFDDFRHMELFKLVRCFYDGQGKSERIKNFPFPRQYASTALWFNFAFCMFLPLSMLDFFKGVEIWLLYINPLMSALLIWIYFLMEKIGDYSENPFEGTYNDVPITSIARGIEIDMREMVKDENIPAPYSSDQGFLL from the coding sequence ATGTATACAAAACGAAATTACAGTTTTTGGATGACTGTTCGGTGGTCAAAGTGGCCATTCATTATTGGTTTTATTTATTCTGGAGTCATTGGAGCTATTGCTCATTATACCAACTTAGACATTTCTCTACCTTGGCAACCTGTTAGTATTATTGGTATTGCTGTAGCTTTTTATTTAGGTTTTAAAAACAATAGTTCTTACGATAGGACATGGGAAGCACGCAAAATATGGGGAGGGATTGTCAACGATAGCCGTTCTTTTGGAGCAGGGGTTATGTCTTTTGTTAATGGCAACAACAAAAAGAGCATTCAGCAAGAATTAATTCATCGACATATTGCTTGGTTAACAGCCTTGCGTTATCAGTTGAGGCTATCCAAAGAGTGGGAGCACACCAACGAACGTATAAAAGGTAAATATGCCCCTCCAATTGCCGAAACACTTTTTTCTAAATTAGAGGAAGAGTTGGATGAAATTATTGACAGTGAAGAACTCGAATCTTATATGGGGCAATCCAATATAGCTACTCAAATATTAGTTAAACAGTCCCTTCGTTTGCAAGAATTACACGATAAGGGATACTTTGACGATTTTCGTCATATGGAACTTTTTAAACTAGTTCGTTGCTTCTATGATGGTCAAGGAAAGTCAGAACGAATTAAAAACTTCCCATTCCCTCGACAGTATGCATCTACTGCTCTTTGGTTCAATTTTGCCTTCTGTATGTTTTTGCCCCTTTCAATGCTTGATTTTTTTAAAGGAGTAGAGATTTGGCTTTTGTATATAAATCCCCTGATGTCGGCTCTATTGATATGGATTTATTTTTTAATGGAAAAAATAGGAGATTATTCTGAAAACCCTTTTGAAGGAACGTACAACGATGTTCCAATTACTTCCATTGCTAGGGGAATTGAGATTGATATGCGAGAGATGGTTAAAGATGAAAACATTCCTGCACCATATTCTTCTGATCAAGGGTTTTTGTTATAA
- the hchA gene encoding glyoxalase III HchA: protein MIKKLLGLAPKLEMDGSYSPSKIALKLATAPTTDFENVSYKKYRGKQSKILVIFTEQKNMKMQNGKLFSTGNHPVEALLPMLHLKNAGFEFVIATPTGKPVVLEMWAFPKKDEHVNAIYKELKNDFEKPKKLANFILESFDDSSSYAAVFVPGGHGAMIGIPEDKNVGKILNWAHQNNLFTISLCHGPGSFLATTLNKQPFIYKGYNMCVFPDSIDKKTPMVGYLPGQMPWGLSEKLKQLGVNIMNTKSDNTVCLDRRLITGASPLASNALGKLAANTLLKELK, encoded by the coding sequence ATGATAAAAAAATTATTGGGGCTAGCTCCTAAATTGGAAATGGATGGATCCTACAGCCCATCTAAAATTGCTTTAAAATTAGCCACTGCTCCCACAACCGATTTTGAGAATGTTTCGTACAAAAAATACAGGGGTAAGCAATCAAAAATCTTGGTGATTTTTACCGAGCAAAAAAACATGAAAATGCAAAATGGCAAATTGTTTTCTACGGGCAATCATCCTGTAGAAGCTTTGTTGCCTATGTTGCATCTTAAAAATGCAGGATTTGAGTTTGTAATTGCTACTCCAACAGGAAAACCCGTTGTCTTAGAAATGTGGGCTTTTCCAAAAAAAGACGAGCATGTAAACGCCATTTACAAGGAACTAAAAAATGACTTTGAAAAGCCCAAAAAATTGGCTAATTTTATTCTTGAATCCTTTGATGATTCAAGCTCCTATGCAGCTGTTTTTGTGCCTGGTGGACACGGTGCTATGATTGGTATTCCAGAAGATAAAAACGTGGGAAAAATCTTAAATTGGGCGCATCAAAACAACTTATTTACGATAAGCCTTTGCCACGGGCCTGGTTCTTTTTTAGCAACAACACTTAATAAGCAACCATTTATCTACAAAGGCTATAATATGTGTGTATTTCCAGACTCTATCGACAAAAAAACACCAATGGTTGGTTATTTGCCAGGGCAAATGCCTTGGGGTTTAAGCGAAAAATTAAAACAGCTAGGCGTGAATATCATGAATACAAAGTCAGATAATACCGTTTGCTTAGACAGAAGATTAATCACTGGCGCAAGCCCACTAGCTTCTAACGCCTTAGGCAAATTAGCCGCTAATACTTTACTTAAAGAATTAAAATAA
- a CDS encoding class I SAM-dependent methyltransferase yields MTREQKKIYRADLFQHLDGIVTAPTAYALYKKGVLDLILAEKSISLSKLTQTFRANEGYLNIALHTLASQGWLRHTIKADNEIEIATTALSELAFKYIPKYKDVVELLQISGKYHPRKFELEPFLFLESIFKKYSNNYGLELSNDEKQRQIQRQVLKHIEGIIVGPTVVALGMSGMFHNYFMEASFQPEEFHKDGASFGRLLDFFVFLNWFEKKNQTYRFTEKGMFYARRASAYGVTVSYIPMFRKVEELIFGDPEIFWRLPKNAKEIHVDRTMNVWGSGGAHAAYFKVVDKIIIDLFNQPIEQQPKGIVDMGCGNGAFLIHLYEVIEQRTIRGKLLEEYPLFLVGADFNQAALNVTRTNIIQANIWAKLIWGDIGRPDLLAKDLEENYGIQLKDLLNVRTFLDHNRIWSKPIDNRSPKESSSTGAYAFRGQRISTTAVENNLREHLTKWSPYVEKYGLLLIELHTIPPALAASNLGKTAATAYNATHGFSDQYIVEVDIFNKIAEEAGLFPDKNHFTKFPNSDIATVSINLLKKDTNQ; encoded by the coding sequence TTGACTAGGGAACAAAAGAAAATATATCGTGCAGATCTTTTCCAGCATTTAGATGGCATTGTAACTGCCCCCACTGCTTATGCTCTTTACAAAAAAGGGGTGCTAGATCTTATTCTAGCAGAAAAAAGCATCTCACTCTCCAAATTGACACAAACATTTAGGGCCAATGAAGGTTATCTCAATATCGCCTTGCACACCTTAGCATCACAAGGGTGGCTTAGGCACACCATTAAAGCGGATAATGAGATTGAAATTGCCACCACAGCACTCAGTGAACTTGCCTTTAAATACATTCCCAAGTACAAAGATGTTGTTGAGCTGTTGCAAATTTCTGGCAAATATCACCCTAGAAAATTTGAGCTAGAACCCTTTCTTTTTTTGGAAAGCATCTTTAAGAAATATAGCAATAATTATGGCTTGGAGCTTTCTAACGATGAAAAACAACGGCAAATTCAACGTCAAGTACTAAAACATATTGAGGGCATTATAGTTGGTCCAACAGTTGTTGCGCTTGGGATGAGTGGTATGTTCCACAATTATTTTATGGAAGCCTCTTTCCAACCAGAGGAGTTTCACAAGGATGGAGCAAGTTTTGGGCGATTGTTGGATTTTTTTGTTTTTCTAAATTGGTTCGAAAAAAAGAACCAGACCTACCGATTTACAGAGAAAGGGATGTTTTATGCCCGCCGTGCAAGTGCTTATGGCGTAACCGTTTCCTACATTCCTATGTTTAGAAAAGTGGAAGAATTAATTTTTGGCGATCCTGAAATATTTTGGCGTTTGCCCAAAAATGCCAAAGAAATTCACGTGGATAGAACCATGAACGTTTGGGGTAGCGGAGGAGCACATGCTGCCTATTTCAAAGTAGTAGATAAGATTATTATTGACCTTTTTAATCAACCTATAGAGCAACAACCCAAAGGGATTGTAGATATGGGCTGTGGAAATGGGGCATTTTTAATTCATTTATACGAAGTCATTGAACAAAGAACAATTCGAGGAAAATTGCTGGAGGAATATCCATTGTTTTTGGTAGGAGCAGATTTTAATCAGGCAGCTCTAAATGTCACTCGTACAAACATTATTCAAGCCAATATTTGGGCAAAATTGATTTGGGGAGATATAGGTCGCCCTGATCTGTTAGCAAAAGATTTGGAAGAAAATTATGGCATTCAATTAAAAGATTTACTAAATGTCCGAACCTTCCTAGATCACAATAGAATATGGAGTAAGCCCATTGATAATCGTTCCCCAAAAGAAAGTTCATCGACGGGAGCCTATGCATTTAGAGGGCAACGGATTTCAACAACAGCGGTTGAAAATAATTTAAGAGAACACCTCACTAAATGGTCGCCCTATGTAGAAAAATATGGCTTATTATTGATCGAGCTCCATACCATTCCTCCTGCTCTTGCTGCTTCCAATCTTGGAAAAACAGCCGCAACAGCCTACAATGCAACACATGGTTTTTCGGATCAATACATTGTTGAAGTGGATATATTTAATAAAATCGCTGAAGAAGCAGGCTTGTTTCCAGATAAAAACCATTTTACAAAATTTCCGAACTCAGACATCGCTACAGTAAGTATCAACTTATTAAAAAAAGACACAAACCAATAA
- a CDS encoding nuclear transport factor 2 family protein: protein MKQTIHLLLYLLAGSFFYSCETAQSNSIEKTIEEYYQVFNQRQEFERFLDFYDKNIILEDIINGDSIVGKQNLKDFLDWSNPGFERLTENSLVVVDKIIDKNNAVIKGYFTAFKWGGKLFEAMHFTTILTFGKSGKIIKQVDWVNYPSTLINYNERKNSNKWIN from the coding sequence ATGAAACAGACAATTCATCTACTCCTATACTTATTGGCTGGATCATTTTTTTATTCATGTGAAACAGCCCAAAGTAATTCAATAGAGAAAACAATAGAAGAGTATTATCAAGTATTCAATCAACGTCAAGAATTTGAACGATTTTTAGATTTTTACGACAAAAACATTATACTCGAAGATATAATTAATGGTGATAGCATTGTAGGCAAACAAAACCTCAAAGATTTCTTGGATTGGTCTAATCCTGGTTTTGAACGGTTAACAGAAAATAGCTTGGTCGTTGTTGACAAGATCATCGATAAAAACAATGCTGTTATTAAGGGTTATTTTACCGCTTTTAAATGGGGTGGCAAGCTGTTTGAAGCCATGCATTTTACAACAATTCTAACGTTTGGCAAATCTGGAAAAATAATCAAACAAGTGGATTGGGTGAATTATCCTTCAACGCTTATCAATTATAATGAACGAAAGAATTCCAATAAATGGATCAATTAA
- a CDS encoding DUF7619 domain-containing protein has product MKNKINSIFLGLLVIVMSTSLQAQFPQIGMDIDGEALGDWAGWSVSLSSDGSTFAIGAPNNDGNGFNAGHVQVYGLIGNTWVQMGNDIEGEAVGDWLGKSVSLSSDGTVLAVGGDGNDANGANAGYVRLYEWTGNAWVQLGNDIDGEAAGDLSGYSVSLSADGTIVAIGAYKNDGAGSDAGHVRLYQWTGSAWVQLGNDIDGQSGNDYFGHSVSLSADGTVVAIGAYRGGNFVGGGEVIVYEWTGTIWNQKGYNIFGESGWDWSGFSVSLNADGTVVAIGAPKNTGNGPDAGHVRIYEWAGTSWVQRGNDIDGVGADFSGISASLSADGTLLAVGAHKNNSDAGLVRLYQWTGSAWIQIGNGIAGEAVGDFSGRAISLSADGSALAVGAFYNDVNGMNSGHARIYRIGGLTGIAYKDYNQNCQKDSNEISNLPNQTFIIQPGNITPQTDENGLWFVTHSLTPGIYTITADTTQSNWQVTCPATQTFVVNNLDSFTVAPSFGFISNTPCPAPTISIHAPFLRPGFSDQKVYIKACNDYAGSDKIDSVYVIVELDSLLTVNSASLAYTSLGANRYQIYVADSLYPGECIDFWMSTTLSTHAILGQTLCLNAELYPVASCALDSIPNPYPLGQVSPCLSSWDQSSLDIEATCLGDSVRFVVYNTGAPNHGDMNCFAPLRVYLDGLLISLDSIQLAGGDSAVFTFEGNGQTWRLETNQHPLHPGNSNPSATIENCGTGNWTPGLVNSFPHDDADPFIDIFCGVVRGSYDPNDKTGFPLGAGAMHDILPNQKIEYLIRFQNTGTDTAFNIRILDTLSTDFNIFSVQSGVSSHDYTFKIHDSRVLEWTFMNIMLADSNTNEPLSHGFITFEVEQNPNLPNGTLLENNAGIYFDFNAPIITNTSQHTVNDNIILITSRQKIALEKELNIKLYPNPTSGLLHIEKQNNEKLEVMIINQLGSVLKHKTILRRNDSIDLEELPIGIYFITLSNGKKSLTEKVVKQ; this is encoded by the coding sequence ATGAAAAACAAAATCAATAGTATTTTTCTAGGGCTGTTAGTAATCGTAATGAGTACCTCCTTACAAGCCCAATTTCCCCAAATAGGAATGGATATAGATGGTGAAGCTCTTGGTGATTGGGCTGGCTGGTCTGTAAGTTTAAGCTCAGATGGAAGTACATTCGCAATAGGAGCACCTAATAATGATGGAAATGGGTTCAATGCAGGACATGTCCAAGTGTATGGCTTGATCGGTAATACATGGGTGCAAATGGGGAATGATATAGAAGGTGAAGCTGTTGGCGACTGGCTTGGTAAGTCTGTCAGTTTGAGTTCGGATGGAACCGTTCTGGCTGTTGGAGGAGATGGAAATGATGCCAATGGTGCCAATGCAGGTTATGTTCGTCTTTACGAATGGACAGGCAATGCTTGGGTACAGTTAGGAAACGATATAGATGGCGAAGCTGCTGGCGACTTATCGGGTTATTCAGTAAGTTTAAGTGCCGATGGAACTATTGTTGCTATTGGAGCCTATAAAAATGACGGAGCGGGTTCAGATGCAGGGCATGTTCGTCTTTATCAATGGACAGGCAGTGCTTGGGTTCAATTGGGAAATGACATTGATGGTCAGAGTGGCAATGATTATTTTGGTCATTCAGTAAGTTTAAGTGCTGATGGAACTGTTGTTGCTATTGGGGCTTACAGAGGTGGGAATTTTGTAGGTGGAGGTGAAGTAATCGTATATGAATGGACGGGCACTATTTGGAATCAAAAAGGATACAATATTTTTGGAGAATCTGGCTGGGATTGGTCAGGTTTCTCAGTAAGCTTAAATGCAGACGGAACTGTTGTTGCTATTGGTGCGCCTAAAAATACAGGGAATGGTCCAGATGCAGGGCATGTACGTATATACGAATGGGCAGGGACTAGTTGGGTACAGAGAGGAAATGATATTGATGGAGTTGGTGCTGACTTTTCGGGCATTTCAGCAAGCTTAAGTGCCGATGGAACCCTCCTTGCTGTTGGAGCTCATAAAAACAATTCAGATGCAGGGCTTGTCCGCCTTTATCAATGGACAGGGAGTGCTTGGATACAAATCGGAAATGGCATAGCAGGTGAAGCTGTTGGCGATTTTTCTGGTAGAGCAATTAGTTTGAGTGCCGATGGGAGTGCTTTGGCTGTTGGAGCGTTCTATAATGATGTCAATGGTATGAATTCAGGGCATGCAAGAATTTATAGAATTGGTGGACTAACTGGAATTGCCTACAAAGATTACAACCAAAACTGCCAGAAGGACAGCAACGAAATCAGCAATCTCCCCAATCAAACTTTTATCATTCAACCAGGCAATATTACTCCACAAACAGACGAAAATGGTTTATGGTTTGTAACCCATAGCCTCACTCCAGGAATCTATACCATTACCGCAGATACTACTCAAAGCAACTGGCAAGTAACGTGTCCCGCTACGCAGACCTTTGTGGTTAACAATCTAGATAGTTTCACGGTTGCGCCTTCTTTTGGTTTTATTTCCAATACCCCTTGCCCCGCTCCTACTATTTCTATCCATGCTCCTTTTTTAAGACCTGGCTTTTCAGATCAAAAAGTTTATATCAAAGCGTGTAATGACTACGCTGGCTCTGATAAAATAGACAGTGTTTATGTAATTGTTGAACTAGATTCTCTACTTACAGTAAATAGCGCTTCTTTAGCGTATACTTCACTAGGGGCTAATCGGTATCAAATCTATGTTGCAGACTCCCTTTATCCTGGGGAATGCATTGATTTTTGGATGAGTACAACCCTTTCTACCCATGCTATATTGGGGCAAACCTTGTGCCTAAATGCAGAATTGTATCCTGTAGCTTCTTGTGCCTTGGATTCTATTCCCAATCCTTACCCTCTAGGTCAAGTAAGCCCTTGTCTTTCTTCTTGGGATCAATCGAGTTTGGACATTGAAGCAACTTGTTTGGGCGATTCTGTCCGCTTTGTTGTTTATAACACAGGAGCCCCTAACCACGGTGATATGAATTGCTTTGCTCCTCTAAGAGTGTATTTAGATGGTTTGCTTATTTCATTAGATTCAATACAGTTAGCAGGTGGAGATTCTGCGGTCTTTACATTTGAAGGGAATGGGCAAACATGGCGTTTAGAAACCAATCAACATCCTTTACATCCTGGTAATTCTAATCCATCTGCTACTATTGAAAACTGTGGCACAGGAAACTGGACGCCAGGTCTAGTAAATAGTTTCCCACATGATGATGCAGATCCCTTTATTGATATCTTTTGTGGAGTGGTTCGAGGCAGCTATGACCCCAATGACAAAACTGGTTTTCCTTTAGGAGCAGGTGCAATGCATGACATTCTACCCAATCAAAAAATAGAATATTTAATTCGATTTCAAAATACAGGAACAGACACAGCATTCAACATAAGAATTCTAGATACCCTCTCTACGGACTTTAATATTTTTTCTGTTCAATCAGGTGTATCCAGCCATGATTATACTTTTAAGATTCATGATTCAAGGGTGCTAGAATGGACTTTTATGAATATCATGTTGGCAGACAGTAATACCAATGAACCTTTATCGCATGGTTTTATTACCTTTGAAGTGGAACAAAATCCTAATCTCCCCAATGGCACTTTATTGGAAAATAATGCTGGAATTTATTTTGATTTTAATGCCCCCATTATTACCAACACAAGCCAGCATACTGTAAATGACAACATTATATTAATCACTAGTCGTCAAAAAATAGCCTTAGAAAAAGAACTAAACATTAAACTTTACCCCAATCCGACATCAGGTTTATTGCACATTGAGAAACAGAACAATGAAAAACTAGAAGTCATGATAATAAACCAATTGGGTAGCGTTCTGAAGCATAAAACGATTCTTAGACGAAATGACAGTATAGATTTGGAAGAATTACCGATTGGAATTTATTTTATAACGTTATCTAATGGAAAAAAATCGCTAACGGAAAAGGTTGTTAAACAATAA
- a CDS encoding Crp/Fnr family transcriptional regulator: MEAIILEIFRDTTLTENEITYLSGKLEKITLKRKEFLLQEGETVHSINYIHSGCLRSYFIDSYGKEHTLQFAIKDWWISDYIALFGQEKNTAVSYIECIKDATLFKISKRDFDNLCIEIPQISHLYIKKLESAFAAFQKRILQNLTLPAKERYTNFVNTYPNIEQNVKNYHIASFLGITTESLSRIRKEIANE; this comes from the coding sequence GTGGAAGCAATCATACTTGAAATTTTTAGGGATACTACATTGACTGAAAATGAAATAACATATTTATCTGGTAAGTTGGAAAAAATAACACTCAAAAGGAAAGAGTTCCTTTTGCAAGAAGGCGAAACTGTTCATTCTATTAATTACATTCATAGTGGCTGCCTGCGAAGTTATTTCATTGATTCTTATGGGAAGGAACATACCTTACAATTTGCTATTAAAGATTGGTGGATTAGTGATTATATTGCTCTTTTTGGTCAAGAAAAAAACACAGCTGTCTCTTACATTGAATGTATTAAAGATGCTACTTTGTTTAAAATTTCAAAAAGAGATTTTGATAATCTTTGTATTGAAATTCCTCAAATAAGTCATTTATATATCAAAAAGCTAGAATCAGCATTTGCTGCCTTCCAAAAACGCATCCTTCAAAATTTAACCTTGCCAGCAAAAGAACGTTATACCAACTTTGTAAATACCTATCCGAACATTGAGCAAAATGTAAAAAATTATCACATTGCTTCCTTTCTCGGAATCACGACCGAAAGTTTAAGTAGAATTCGAAAAGAAATTGCCAACGAATAA
- a CDS encoding MarR family winged helix-turn-helix transcriptional regulator, with protein MATIDELTKTKFTDDRHRLVTNIMYTSNWIKNLFTELLKPYGLSVQQFNILRILRGAKDWVAMNDVKRLMIEKAPNATRLSDKLLEKKLIERKRSEQDRRMVYLRISDAGLAVLEQLDLIKEGEHIDFIGRITEEEAKALNLVIDKLRG; from the coding sequence ATGGCAACAATAGACGAATTAACAAAGACCAAATTTACAGATGATAGGCATCGTTTAGTAACGAACATCATGTATACCTCAAACTGGATAAAGAATTTATTTACCGAGTTACTAAAACCCTATGGTCTATCTGTACAACAGTTTAATATCCTTCGAATCCTTCGAGGGGCTAAGGACTGGGTTGCCATGAATGATGTTAAACGTTTAATGATAGAAAAGGCACCTAATGCCACCCGCCTTTCCGATAAATTGTTAGAAAAAAAGTTAATAGAAAGAAAAAGAAGTGAGCAAGATAGAAGAATGGTCTATCTGCGAATTTCTGATGCGGGATTAGCGGTATTAGAGCAGTTGGACTTAATTAAAGAAGGAGAACATATTGATTTTATTGGACGTATTACAGAGGAAGAAGCAAAAGCCCTAAACCTTGTTATTGATAAATTGAGAGGGTAA
- a CDS encoding DoxX family protein, translating to MKNKNLIIYRVVTGLLSLLMLFSAGMYIAQYEMISKVFLQLGYPTHIIYPLAIAKILGLVAIWTNKSKMLKEWAYAGFVFDLILAIMAHVSINDGEYMGAVIGLVLVSLSYYYNGKTTQEE from the coding sequence ATGAAAAACAAGAACTTAATAATTTATAGAGTTGTTACTGGCTTATTATCACTATTAATGCTTTTTAGTGCTGGGATGTATATCGCTCAGTATGAAATGATCAGCAAAGTATTTTTACAATTAGGGTATCCAACCCATATTATTTATCCATTAGCAATTGCAAAAATACTGGGGCTTGTAGCGATTTGGACCAATAAATCAAAAATGTTAAAAGAATGGGCTTATGCTGGATTCGTATTTGATTTAATTTTAGCGATAATGGCACATGTAAGTATCAATGATGGCGAATATATGGGAGCAGTAATTGGGCTTGTGTTGGTTTCTCTTTCTTACTATTATAATGGAAAAACAACTCAGGAAGAATAA